The following coding sequences are from one Rutidosis leptorrhynchoides isolate AG116_Rl617_1_P2 chromosome 11, CSIRO_AGI_Rlap_v1, whole genome shotgun sequence window:
- the LOC139877652 gene encoding phospholipase A1-IIgamma-like isoform X2 produces MSNISQKWKTLSGEEHWSSLLDPLDIDLRRYIIHYGEMAQATRDAFNKEKASKYAGSSLYKKNHLLSKVEIEQGNPFKYNVTKYFYGTSSIPLPSFLVKSLSREAWSKESNWIGYVAVATDEGKVALGRRDIVIAWRGTVETTEWINDLKFDLVSANEIFKDNNDVKIQHGWYSIYTSDDPRSPFNKSSARDQVLEEVKRLVELYKNEDISLTVVGHSMGAALATLNAIDIVYNGYNKPESTPKNICPVTAFVFASPRVGDSDFAKLFKSHNDIRVLRIHNANDVVPHYPIMIGYEHVGEELAIDTSKSPYLRSPGDIQRWHDMETYLHGVAGTQGSDGEFKLVVKRDIALVNKYTDGLKDEYHVPATWWVEKNKGMVRQVDGTWLLADHEDEDCMLK; encoded by the exons ATGAGCAACATATCTCAAAAATGGAAGACACTAAGTGGAGAAGAACATTGGTCTTCCCTCTTAGATCCTTTAGACATCGATCTCCGAAGATACATCATCCACTACGGAGAAATGGCGCAAGCAACACGTGATGCTTTCAACAAAGAAAAAGCATCAAAGTATGCTGGAAGTAGCCTGTACAAGAAAAACCATTTGTTGTCCAAAGTTGAAATTGAACAAGGGAACCCGTTCAAATACAAtgtaacaaaatatttttacggtACATCATCGATCCCACTTCCATCGTTTCTCGTGAAATCATTATCTCGAGAGGCTTGGAGCAAGGAATCAAATTGGATTGGGTATGTTGCTGTTGCGACTGATGAGGGGAAGGTGGCGTTAGGACGGCGAGATATTGTGATCGCTTGGAGAGGGACAGTTGAAACTACGGAATGGATTAATGATCTTAAATTTGATTTAGTTTCGGCTAATGAAATATTTAAAGATAATAATGATGTGAAGATTCAACATGGTTGGTATTCGATCTATACTAGTGATGATCCAAGATCTCCTTTTAACAAATCAAGTGCTAGAGATCAA gttctTGAAGAGGTGAAGCGATTAGTCGAATTATACAAGAACGAAGACATAAGTCTAACCGTAGTCGGACATAGCATGGGTGCAGCACTCGCAACGTTAAACGCAATCGATATCGTATATAACGGGTACAATAAGCCTGAAAGCACGCCTAAAAACATATGTCCTGTAACCGCTTTTGTTTTCGCTAGCCCTCGTGTGGGCGACTCGGATTTCGCAAAACTCTTTAAATCACACAATGATATCCGTGTACTTCGAATTCATAATGCAAATGATGTGGTCCCACACTACCCTATAATGATCGGGTACGAACACGTTGGTGAAGAATTGGCTATCGATACTAGCAAGTCGCCTTACTTGCGAAGTCCCGGAGATATACAACGATGGCACGATATGGAGACTTATTTACATGGAGTTGCAGGTACACAAGGGAGTGATGGTGAGTTTAAGTTGGTTGTTAAACGAGATATCGCGTTAGTGAATAAGTATACGGATGGTCTTAAAGACGAGTATCATGTGCCTGCGACGTGGTGGGTCGAGAAGAACAAAGGTATGGTTCGACAAGTTGATGGAACGTGGTTGTTGGCTGATCATGAAGATGAGGATTGTATGTTGAAATAA
- the LOC139877652 gene encoding phospholipase A1-II 1-like isoform X1, with protein MFTLYTPEKVMSNISQKWKTLSGEEHWSSLLDPLDIDLRRYIIHYGEMAQATRDAFNKEKASKYAGSSLYKKNHLLSKVEIEQGNPFKYNVTKYFYGTSSIPLPSFLVKSLSREAWSKESNWIGYVAVATDEGKVALGRRDIVIAWRGTVETTEWINDLKFDLVSANEIFKDNNDVKIQHGWYSIYTSDDPRSPFNKSSARDQVLEEVKRLVELYKNEDISLTVVGHSMGAALATLNAIDIVYNGYNKPESTPKNICPVTAFVFASPRVGDSDFAKLFKSHNDIRVLRIHNANDVVPHYPIMIGYEHVGEELAIDTSKSPYLRSPGDIQRWHDMETYLHGVAGTQGSDGEFKLVVKRDIALVNKYTDGLKDEYHVPATWWVEKNKGMVRQVDGTWLLADHEDEDCMLK; from the exons AATGAGCAACATATCTCAAAAATGGAAGACACTAAGTGGAGAAGAACATTGGTCTTCCCTCTTAGATCCTTTAGACATCGATCTCCGAAGATACATCATCCACTACGGAGAAATGGCGCAAGCAACACGTGATGCTTTCAACAAAGAAAAAGCATCAAAGTATGCTGGAAGTAGCCTGTACAAGAAAAACCATTTGTTGTCCAAAGTTGAAATTGAACAAGGGAACCCGTTCAAATACAAtgtaacaaaatatttttacggtACATCATCGATCCCACTTCCATCGTTTCTCGTGAAATCATTATCTCGAGAGGCTTGGAGCAAGGAATCAAATTGGATTGGGTATGTTGCTGTTGCGACTGATGAGGGGAAGGTGGCGTTAGGACGGCGAGATATTGTGATCGCTTGGAGAGGGACAGTTGAAACTACGGAATGGATTAATGATCTTAAATTTGATTTAGTTTCGGCTAATGAAATATTTAAAGATAATAATGATGTGAAGATTCAACATGGTTGGTATTCGATCTATACTAGTGATGATCCAAGATCTCCTTTTAACAAATCAAGTGCTAGAGATCAA gttctTGAAGAGGTGAAGCGATTAGTCGAATTATACAAGAACGAAGACATAAGTCTAACCGTAGTCGGACATAGCATGGGTGCAGCACTCGCAACGTTAAACGCAATCGATATCGTATATAACGGGTACAATAAGCCTGAAAGCACGCCTAAAAACATATGTCCTGTAACCGCTTTTGTTTTCGCTAGCCCTCGTGTGGGCGACTCGGATTTCGCAAAACTCTTTAAATCACACAATGATATCCGTGTACTTCGAATTCATAATGCAAATGATGTGGTCCCACACTACCCTATAATGATCGGGTACGAACACGTTGGTGAAGAATTGGCTATCGATACTAGCAAGTCGCCTTACTTGCGAAGTCCCGGAGATATACAACGATGGCACGATATGGAGACTTATTTACATGGAGTTGCAGGTACACAAGGGAGTGATGGTGAGTTTAAGTTGGTTGTTAAACGAGATATCGCGTTAGTGAATAAGTATACGGATGGTCTTAAAGACGAGTATCATGTGCCTGCGACGTGGTGGGTCGAGAAGAACAAAGGTATGGTTCGACAAGTTGATGGAACGTGGTTGTTGGCTGATCATGAAGATGAGGATTGTATGTTGAAATAA